A region of Salvelinus alpinus chromosome 24, SLU_Salpinus.1, whole genome shotgun sequence DNA encodes the following proteins:
- the LOC139552465 gene encoding transmembrane protein 88-like, translated as MSLPRNQTLENGITKLHHINNGEPLSSLQFHLQHTGSVTSVPGSPTGGSGVVVPPPYSVAGSVAGATDATLELRGSLDCWACSVLVTAQNLIIALVNSTLVSIVFGTIMTPALVMVVFGFLCHSTVQPNGTSLYCSDLLDDGGCVALLVVGFILVTPLLVLALAAYCRLARHLQLGLCFIPYSRAVYKNLPASRQRGGGCCGQQGASEGEGKGSVWV; from the exons ATGAGTCTGCCGAGGAACCAGACCCTGGAGAACGGCATCACCAAGCTGCATCACATTAACAATGGGGAACCTCTGTCTTCACTGCAGTTCCACCTCCAGCACACAGGCTCTGTGACCTCTGTGCCAGGGTCGCCCACGGGGGGGTCAGGGGTGGTGGTGCCACCCCCGTACTCAGTAGCGGGCAGCGTGGCGGGGGCTACGGACGCCACTCTGGAGCTGAGAGGCTCTCTGGACTGCTGGGCGTGCTCAGTACTGGTGACGGCTCAGAACCTGATCAttgccctggtcaacagtacgcTGGTCAGTATTGTGTTCGGCACCATCATGACCCCAGCGCTGGTCATGGTCGTGTTTGGCTTCCTATGTCACTCTACG GTGCAACCCAATGGCACGTCCCTGTACTGTTCAGACCTGCTGGATGACGGTGGCTGTGTGGCCCTGCTGGTGGTGGGCTTCATCCTGGTCACCCCTCTCCTggtcctggctctggctgctTACTGCCGCCTGGCCCGCCACCTCCAACTGGGCCTCTGTTTCATCCCCTACAGCAGGGCCGTCTACAAGAACCTGCCTGCCTCGCGCCAACGTGGAGGAGGCTGCTGTGGCCAGCAGGGGGCCTCAGAGGGGGAGGGCAAAGGcagtgtgtgggtgtga